From Carya illinoinensis cultivar Pawnee chromosome 5, C.illinoinensisPawnee_v1, whole genome shotgun sequence, one genomic window encodes:
- the LOC122311406 gene encoding RING-H2 finger protein ATL1-like → MGLPCVNTKFPKLTLNVITSQNLFPGNLVKECILVLLFSCLSLLRQLFFFRDSEDIRPSPSLVPVPFHFIGESIKRHLPSVQYGDILKRRGVCIAKECICVVCMNSIEAGEGVRELCNCCHVFHKQCLDVWIGQGQATCPLCRAKLFPLIQREELETLGGDPWRMERMVYLFGEDYVMGTS, encoded by the coding sequence ATGGGTTTACCATGCGTTAACACTAAGTTTCCAAAGCTCACTCTGAATGTAATCACCTCTCAAAACCTTTTTCCGGGCAACCTCGTAAAAGAATGCATCCTTGTTTTGCTATTCTCGTGCCTGTCCCTTCTCAGGCAACTCTTCTTCTTCAGAGATAGCGAGGATATTCGGCCATCTCCATCATTGGTGCCCGTCCCTTTCCACTTCATAGGCGAATCCATCAAGAGGCATCTTCCTTCTGTTCAATATGgagatattctcaaaagaagagGAGTTTGTATAGCCAAGGAATGTATCTGCGTTGTGTGCATGAATTCCATAGAAGCCGGCGAGGGCGTTAGAGAGCTCTGCAATTGCTGCCACGTGTTCCACAAGCAGTGCCTTGATGTTTGGATTGGTCAGGGCCAGGCAACATGTCCTTTGTGCAGGGCCAAGCTATTTCCATTAATCCAAAGAGAAGAGCTTGAAACATTGGGAGGTGATCCATGGAGAATGGAGAGAATGGTTTACTTGTTTGGTGAGGATTATGTAATGGGTACTTCTTGA
- the LOC122310332 gene encoding RING-H2 finger protein ATL58-like yields the protein MTKFPKLTGLTSQNLLPGRLVKEVLLLLLSYLSLLKQLFSFRHDHHRPTEDIRPSPSMVPVPFHLIGESIKNRLPCVQYDDILERRGASTVKDCVCVVCISSIEANDGVRELCNCCHLFHKECLDTWIGQGQATCPLCRSKLFPLIQREELGIISEDDPWRMERMIYLFGEDYFINTP from the coding sequence ATGACTAAGTTTCCAAAGCTCACTGGCTTAACCTCACAAAACCTTTTGCCGGGCCGCCTTGTGAAAGAAGTTCTCCTCTTGCTACTCTCATACCTGTCTCTTCTTAAGCAACTCTTCTCCTTTCGACATGATCATCATCGGCCGACCGAGGATATTCGGCCATCTCCTTCAATGGTACCCGTCCCTTTCCACCTCATAGGCGAATCCATCAAGAATCGACTTCCTTGTGTTCAATATGACGATATTCTCGAAAGAAGAGGAGCTTCTACAGTCAAGGACTGCGTGTGCGTTGTGTGCATCAGTTCCATAGAGGCCAACGATGGGGTTAGAGAGCTATGCAACTGCTGTCATCTGTTCCACAAGGAGTGCCTTGATACTTGGATTGGTCAGGGCCAGGCGACATGTCCTTTGTGCAGATCCAAGCTATTTCCATTAATCCAAAGAGAAGAGCTTGGAATAATATCGGAAGATGATCCATGGAGAATGGAGAGAATGATTTACTTGTTTGGTGaggattattttataaatactcCTTGA